A genome region from Fodinibius salicampi includes the following:
- a CDS encoding elongation factor G, whose protein sequence is MRVYPSSRVRNVVLLGHAGSGKTTLSETMLYESGSKSRRGSVEDKSTTSDYHDIEHEKGKSVFGTLLNLDWRGNKINLIDTPGTSDYIGEVIGALRVADTAIFSLNAEYGIETGTELHWKYTERYNIPSLLIVNKPDSNHADFQRTVDMAKERFGRGVVVVQYPYSEGEDFHAIIDVLKMTMYEFPEDGGKPDKLPIPDSHQAQAELLHNELVESVAENDETLLDVYFEQGKLTESQMREGLQQTLLNRDIFPLFCCSAKRNMGTGRVMGFLGNVAPNPIEANPPKTLDGEEIKLDPEGDPLMFIFKNSSESHMGDMLYFKVYGGSAESGLDLINHTTESTVRLPSLYLMNGEERQEVNRVNTGDIGAAVKLKNTNVNDLLHTKGDSVDIDPIHFPEPIIRTAIKLKREGEEDKLGTALHQLQREDPSLQVEHSQELRQVIIHGQGEEHLAVIKYALENRFNIDLEFVKPRIPYRETITKEVRTNYKHKKQSGGAGQFAQISLLMEPLRNHMPEHSDLKIRDVQEIDLDWGGKLVFRNCIVGGIIDNRFMPAILKGIMEKMENGPLSNCRVRDIRISVYDGAMHSVDSNDAAFRSAALMAFREGFRRAAPKLLEPIYTIEVTIPADYMGDVMSDISTRRGQITGMDAEGSIQKIEAQVPLEELDHYATRLKSITRGSAGFKRTFSHYAEVPRDVQKKIVEQTKKQQEAY, encoded by the coding sequence ATGAGAGTTTATCCATCATCCAGAGTTAGAAATGTTGTATTGTTGGGCCATGCTGGCTCGGGAAAAACCACACTCTCCGAAACAATGCTGTATGAATCCGGGAGTAAAAGCCGCCGAGGCTCAGTAGAAGATAAGTCAACCACATCGGATTATCACGATATTGAACATGAGAAAGGGAAATCGGTTTTTGGTACGTTGCTGAACCTGGACTGGCGGGGTAATAAAATAAATCTGATCGACACACCGGGCACCTCAGACTATATCGGTGAGGTTATTGGAGCACTTCGTGTAGCAGATACTGCTATTTTTTCGCTCAATGCAGAATATGGGATTGAGACAGGAACCGAATTACACTGGAAATATACAGAGCGTTATAACATTCCCTCATTGCTGATTGTCAACAAGCCGGATAGCAATCATGCAGATTTTCAGAGAACAGTAGATATGGCTAAAGAGCGGTTTGGACGTGGGGTGGTGGTTGTGCAATATCCCTATAGTGAGGGCGAAGACTTCCATGCCATTATTGATGTGCTTAAGATGACGATGTATGAATTTCCCGAGGATGGCGGCAAGCCGGATAAGCTTCCAATTCCTGATTCCCACCAGGCCCAGGCCGAATTACTGCACAATGAATTGGTGGAATCGGTGGCAGAAAATGACGAAACACTGCTGGATGTTTATTTTGAACAGGGCAAGCTTACAGAGAGCCAGATGCGTGAAGGATTACAGCAAACATTGCTCAACAGGGATATCTTTCCACTATTTTGTTGCAGTGCCAAGCGGAATATGGGAACGGGACGTGTAATGGGTTTCCTGGGAAATGTAGCACCAAATCCAATAGAAGCCAATCCGCCCAAAACGCTGGATGGAGAAGAGATAAAACTTGATCCTGAAGGTGATCCGTTGATGTTTATCTTCAAAAATAGTTCGGAGTCGCATATGGGAGATATGCTATATTTTAAGGTGTATGGAGGTTCTGCGGAATCGGGATTGGATTTGATCAATCATACTACAGAAAGCACCGTTCGCTTGCCGAGTTTATATCTGATGAATGGGGAGGAGCGCCAGGAAGTAAACAGGGTGAATACGGGGGATATAGGAGCTGCGGTCAAACTAAAGAATACCAATGTCAATGACCTTTTACATACTAAAGGCGACTCAGTAGATATTGATCCCATACATTTCCCGGAACCGATTATTCGTACGGCCATTAAGCTAAAACGAGAGGGAGAGGAGGATAAGCTTGGGACGGCGTTGCACCAGCTTCAGCGAGAAGATCCTTCATTACAGGTAGAGCACAGCCAAGAATTGAGACAGGTTATTATTCATGGGCAGGGAGAAGAACACTTAGCTGTAATTAAATATGCTCTTGAAAATCGATTTAATATTGACTTGGAATTTGTAAAGCCACGAATTCCTTATCGGGAGACAATTACGAAAGAGGTTCGTACAAATTATAAGCACAAAAAACAGTCCGGCGGGGCAGGACAGTTTGCACAAATTTCGCTGCTGATGGAGCCTCTGCGTAATCATATGCCCGAACACAGTGATCTTAAAATTCGTGATGTCCAAGAAATTGATCTTGATTGGGGAGGAAAGCTGGTTTTTAGAAATTGCATTGTAGGGGGCATAATTGATAATCGGTTCATGCCCGCTATCTTGAAAGGAATCATGGAAAAAATGGAAAATGGACCGTTGAGCAATTGCCGTGTACGGGATATCCGTATCTCGGTTTATGATGGAGCAATGCATTCGGTAGATTCTAATGACGCTGCTTTTCGTTCGGCGGCCCTTATGGCTTTTCGGGAAGGCTTCAGGCGAGCTGCTCCTAAATTATTAGAACCGATCTATACCATTGAAGTGACTATACCCGCTGATTATATGGGGGATGTAATGAGTGATATCAGCACCCGGCGGGGACAGATTACGGGGATGGATGCGGAAGGTTCTATTCAGAAAATAGAAGCACAGGTGCCTCTGGAAGAACTGGATCATTATGCCACACGCTTAAAATCCATTACCCGGGGGAGTGCCGGCTTCAAAAGGACGTTTTCACATTATGCTGAGGTTCCCCGTGATGTCCAGAAGAAAATTGTAGAACAAACAAAAAAACAGCAGGAAGCATACTAA
- a CDS encoding OstA-like protein — translation MIFPSLYNVARKLSKRLFLLFGVAGAAFLVTDAQAQQRQVNILNASRIVGGTYEGEQVRRILNEVHLRHGDLEMYCDSAYQFIDKSEIRAFGNIEIDTGEEIIWTDSLNYYTDVDFSELRGRVIIDADSTIIFGNSVDYRFSTKVAHFIDQIRLEDQRGVLRADSGYYYRSADSVRFHGQVQLTDSLQYLEGDSLFSNRSKDYYEIHGQIFGDDQENNTMLQGAYLEADSTGRRLLEGDDAWLINFEADTSDTTQSADTTHIRAQTIISREHRYPTDTTIVTHAYENVRVWSPSFASLSDTTQYSDSTQTFELWSNAKAWHDNVQLTGPYIKAILKDGDIDSLQSYPQPFSVQKDTTIDRLNQITGDTLTAGFTEGNLSEIFVFNNAKLLRFTKNQQNESDGAIELSAPTIRILFEDGELVRMIANGSNKGSFFPESEETAQRKLEGFVWNPDLRPQKPAEPMESRFPTIPEELFFELPERYIEHLRKTHPESPRLPKNNENNIDTDENIEVEPEAPDEDSTATTTD, via the coding sequence ATGATATTCCCATCTCTCTACAATGTAGCCCGGAAATTGTCTAAACGCCTATTCCTCCTTTTCGGAGTAGCTGGCGCAGCCTTTCTCGTTACTGATGCCCAGGCCCAACAAAGACAGGTCAATATCCTGAATGCATCCCGGATTGTCGGCGGCACCTATGAGGGCGAACAAGTTCGCCGCATCCTGAATGAAGTCCATCTCAGGCATGGCGATCTGGAGATGTATTGTGACAGCGCTTATCAATTTATCGATAAAAGTGAGATTCGCGCTTTTGGAAATATTGAGATTGATACAGGTGAGGAAATTATATGGACAGACTCCCTGAACTATTACACTGATGTTGATTTTAGCGAGCTTCGTGGACGCGTTATAATTGATGCTGACAGCACAATTATTTTTGGCAACAGTGTGGACTATCGTTTTTCTACAAAAGTAGCCCATTTTATTGATCAAATTCGCCTTGAAGATCAGCGTGGAGTTCTCCGAGCCGATTCGGGCTATTATTATCGTTCGGCCGACAGCGTTCGGTTTCACGGTCAGGTTCAACTAACCGATTCACTCCAATACCTGGAAGGAGATTCTCTCTTCAGCAATAGAAGCAAGGATTATTATGAGATTCACGGCCAAATATTTGGAGATGACCAGGAAAACAATACAATGCTTCAGGGAGCATATCTTGAGGCAGACTCTACTGGACGTCGGCTGCTGGAGGGGGATGACGCCTGGCTTATAAATTTTGAGGCCGATACCAGCGACACCACTCAGTCTGCCGATACCACTCATATTAGGGCTCAAACTATTATTTCCCGGGAACATCGTTATCCAACAGATACCACTATTGTTACCCATGCCTATGAAAATGTGCGGGTCTGGTCACCGAGTTTTGCCTCCCTTTCTGATACCACCCAATACTCCGACAGTACTCAAACCTTTGAGTTGTGGTCCAATGCCAAAGCCTGGCATGATAATGTTCAGCTTACCGGCCCTTATATTAAAGCGATTCTCAAAGATGGTGATATTGACAGCCTCCAGTCATATCCTCAGCCCTTTTCCGTACAAAAAGACACTACTATTGATCGGCTCAACCAAATAACCGGCGATACCCTCACCGCTGGCTTTACCGAAGGTAACCTCAGCGAGATTTTTGTTTTTAACAATGCCAAGCTCCTTCGGTTTACAAAGAATCAACAGAATGAATCTGATGGAGCTATTGAGTTATCCGCTCCTACTATTCGCATACTATTTGAAGACGGTGAACTTGTACGCATGATTGCAAACGGTTCTAACAAAGGATCCTTCTTTCCCGAAAGTGAAGAAACAGCCCAACGTAAACTCGAAGGATTTGTCTGGAACCCTGATCTTCGTCCCCAAAAACCCGCCGAGCCGATGGAAAGCCGTTTTCCAACTATCCCGGAAGAACTGTTCTTCGAGCTTCCTGAGCGATACATTGAACATCTCAGGAAAACCCACCCCGAAAGTCCGAGACTTCCGAAGAATAATGAAAATAATATTGATACTGATGAGAATATTGAAGTAGAACCTGAAGCCCCTGACGAAGACTCCACTGCAACGACAACAGATTAG